One genomic window of Haloarchaeobius salinus includes the following:
- a CDS encoding cyclase family protein: protein MLDGYEMHDLTQPWSQDTPAWPTYDNPKIWYEKSLDTEKVNGQKIEFMNHTGTHLDGEKHFIAHGRDIESMPLDELVSDAVVADISDKVGDYDVYTSEMIEDVCDVREGDILFVHTGYQKYAWHREEADPHAFFCKHPGPNMEFAEWCRDMDLNYLILDCGSADHPMNTVIRDVRPELAREAREKHGVDDLDEIFPPEGYQLMHTELFPEGIVHVENAQVPEELLNERCQIGTFPWRFRGGESSVSRVVAFTEA, encoded by the coding sequence ATGCTCGACGGCTACGAGATGCACGACCTGACACAGCCCTGGTCCCAGGACACGCCCGCCTGGCCCACGTACGACAACCCGAAGATCTGGTACGAGAAGAGCCTCGACACGGAGAAGGTCAACGGCCAGAAGATCGAGTTCATGAACCACACGGGGACCCACCTCGACGGCGAGAAGCACTTCATCGCCCACGGGCGGGACATCGAGTCGATGCCGCTCGACGAACTCGTGAGCGACGCCGTCGTCGCCGACATCTCCGACAAGGTCGGGGACTACGACGTCTACACCAGCGAGATGATAGAGGACGTCTGCGACGTGCGCGAGGGCGACATCCTGTTCGTCCACACCGGCTACCAGAAGTACGCCTGGCACCGCGAGGAGGCCGACCCGCACGCGTTCTTCTGCAAGCACCCCGGCCCGAACATGGAGTTCGCGGAGTGGTGCCGCGACATGGACCTGAACTACCTGATACTCGACTGCGGGAGCGCGGACCACCCGATGAACACGGTCATCCGCGACGTGCGCCCCGAACTCGCCCGCGAGGCCCGCGAGAAGCACGGCGTCGACGACCTCGACGAGATATTCCCGCCGGAGGGCTACCAGCTCATGCACACCGAGCTGTTCCCCGAGGGAATCGTCCACGTCGAGAACGCGCAGGTCCCCGAGGAGCTGCTGAACGAGCGCTGCCAGATCGGGACGTTCCCGTGGCGGTTCCGCGGCGGCGAGTCCTCGGTGTCCCGCGTCGTCGCCTTCACCGAGGCCTGA
- a CDS encoding uracil-xanthine permease family protein, translating into MSDATESQGRSGTRLAEYGIEDKPDLEKAIPLGIQHLLAMFLSTVALPLVIAGAIGLSSADTQFIVQMALLVAGVATIVQVYPLGPVGAKLPIVMGTSAIFVAPLISIGSEFGLAAIFGAVLVAAPIEVIIGYFFDDVKRLFPPLVTGIVVMLVGLTLIPIAMQYSAGGPGADTYGNLANLGLAGLVFVVAVVLNQFFSGFLRAGAVLVAVVVGYLAAIPLGLLDLSGVASAGWVSVPVPLSYGLAFEPSAIIVVAFAYVITSMETIGDISGTTESVGRDPTSEEVKGGLVADGVMSAFAAVFNAFPNTSFSQNVGLIGFTGVASRFVVAITGVFLVVLGFIPKVAAVVSAMPAPVLGGAAVVLFGMIISIGLRIISRGAALTQRNLTIIAVSLVLGVGVEVQSDILVNVPSDIQVLVGSGLISGGVTALVLNAVLPEGDDAARGPESDPDPAVDSVDEDITDTDEEAATGN; encoded by the coding sequence ATGTCTGATGCTACCGAATCACAAGGGCGTTCCGGAACGCGACTCGCCGAGTACGGCATCGAGGACAAACCAGACCTGGAGAAGGCCATCCCGCTCGGGATACAGCACCTCCTGGCGATGTTCCTCTCCACGGTGGCGCTGCCACTCGTCATCGCCGGGGCCATCGGCCTCTCGTCGGCGGACACGCAGTTCATCGTCCAGATGGCGCTGCTGGTCGCCGGGGTGGCGACCATCGTCCAGGTCTACCCACTCGGACCCGTAGGGGCGAAGCTCCCCATCGTGATGGGGACGAGCGCCATCTTCGTCGCACCGCTCATCAGCATCGGCAGCGAGTTCGGGTTGGCCGCCATCTTCGGCGCGGTGCTGGTCGCTGCACCCATCGAGGTGATCATCGGGTACTTCTTCGACGACGTGAAGCGACTGTTCCCGCCGCTCGTCACCGGCATCGTCGTCATGCTGGTCGGGCTGACGCTGATTCCCATCGCGATGCAGTACTCGGCCGGTGGCCCCGGAGCCGATACGTACGGGAACCTGGCCAACCTCGGACTGGCCGGGCTGGTCTTCGTCGTCGCGGTCGTCCTGAACCAGTTCTTCAGCGGCTTCCTCAGGGCCGGTGCCGTCCTCGTGGCGGTCGTGGTCGGCTACCTGGCGGCCATCCCCCTCGGCCTGCTGGACCTCTCCGGGGTCGCGTCGGCCGGCTGGGTGTCGGTTCCCGTGCCACTCTCGTACGGCCTCGCGTTCGAGCCCAGCGCGATCATCGTCGTCGCCTTCGCCTACGTCATCACGTCGATGGAGACCATCGGCGACATCTCCGGGACGACCGAGTCGGTCGGGCGTGATCCCACCTCGGAGGAGGTGAAAGGCGGCCTCGTCGCCGACGGCGTGATGAGCGCGTTCGCCGCCGTGTTCAACGCCTTCCCGAACACGTCGTTCTCCCAGAACGTCGGCCTCATCGGCTTCACCGGCGTCGCCAGCCGGTTCGTCGTCGCCATCACCGGCGTGTTCCTCGTCGTGCTCGGGTTCATCCCGAAGGTCGCAGCGGTCGTCTCCGCGATGCCGGCACCGGTCCTCGGCGGGGCGGCGGTCGTCCTCTTCGGGATGATCATCTCCATCGGCCTGCGCATCATCTCCCGCGGGGCGGCGCTCACCCAGCGCAACCTCACCATCATCGCCGTCTCCCTCGTCCTCGGCGTCGGGGTCGAGGTCCAGTCGGACATCCTCGTGAACGTCCCCTCCGATATCCAGGTGCTGGTCGGCTCGGGGCTCATCTCGGGCGGCGTCACCGCGCTGGTGCTGAACGCCGTACTCCCCGAGGGTGACGACGCCGCACGCGGCCCCGAGTCCGACCCCGACCCGGCCGTCGACAGCGTCGACGAGGACATCACGGACACCGACGAGGAGGCCGCGACGGGCAACTGA